The Bacillus sp. NEB1478 genome contains the following window.
ACAAGAGAGAACATCACTAATTTTATCGGCCAGGTTTTCAAGGCTTCCGAAGGTCCCTTTAAAAGGGTCTGTTTGATAATCTTTCATACGAATCTCCTGCCTCACATTCTATTACTTTTATTTTAACAAAATATAGGAAAGTTAACAGGATAAAAAGGGGTTGGGGACGATATGTAGAATTTGTAAATACAAAATATTGTTGGGAGGCAATTATAATGAAGTTTAGTGAGTTTACATATGAAAGACCGGATATAAATAATTTGAAGTCTGCTTTTGAAGAGGCTGTGAAAATTTTTCGTGAAGCATCATCCGCCGACGAACAAAATGAAGCGATGAAAAAAGTCGTTTCGTTGCGAAATAGCTTTGAATCTATGGCAAGATTAGCGAAAATTCGTCATACGATTGATACAGAAGATGTGTTTTATAAAGACGAACAAGCATTCATGGATGAAAACCTTCCCGTTTATCAAGGGATGGTTACAGCCTTTCATGAAGCTCTTGTTGCGTCTCCGTACAAAGCTGAGCTGGAACAAAAATGGGGCAGCCAGCTGTTTCGTTTAGCAGAATTAAAAGTTAAAACGTATTCTGATGATGTATTGGAAGACTTGAAACAGGAAAATAAATTAAGCTCTGAATATGTAAAGGTGATGGCGTCCGCAAAAATTGAATTTGACGGAAAAGAGCTTAACCTGGCACAGTTAGCGCCATATGTTCAGTCACCAGACCGTGAAACTCGTAAGGCTGCGGCTTTTGCAGGTAATCAATTTTTAAAATCGAATGAAGAACGTTTCGATACAATCTACGATGAATTAGTGAAGCTGCGTACAAAAATTGCACACAAATTAGGCTATAACAATTTTACAGAACTAGCTTATGACCGAATGGGCAGAACCGATTATAATGCGTCAGATGTAAAAGTTTTTCGTGATCAAGTAAAAGAGATCATTGTTCCGCTTTGCACAAAATTAAAAGAGCGGCAGCAAAAACGAATCGGTCTCGATGAGTTTAAGTTTTATGATGAGCCATTCAGTTTTACAACTGGCAATCCAAAACCACAAGGTGATGCAAATTGGATCGTTGAACGTGCAAAAAAAGCGTTCTCTGGCCTCTCGACAGAAACGGGAGCTTTCTTTAACTACATGGCTGAAGATGAACTGATGGATTTAGAGAGCAAAAAAGGCAAGGCGCCTGGCGGATATTGCACCTTCATTCACGATTATCAGGCTCCGTTTATTTTTACAAACTTTAATGGATCAGATAATGATGTGCGCGTGTTGCTGCATGAGATCGGTCATGCATTCCAAATGTATACAAGCCGCGGTTATGAAGTGCCGGAATATCAGTTCCCGACTTTGGAAGCATGTGAGATTCATTCAATGAGCATGGAGTTTCTAACGTATCCGTGGATGGAAGAACTGTTCCAACAAGATACTGAAAAATATTTGTATTCCCATCTGACCGGGGCAGTTGAGTTCATTCCATACGGTGTAGCAGTGGATGAGTTCCAGCATTTTGTTTACGACAATCCGGACGCGACGCCAGCAGAGCGCCGCAAGATGTGGAGTGCATTAGAGAAAACGTACTTGCCGCACCGTGATTTTGATGGTTTGGAATACCTAGAAAACGGAGGGTTCTGGCACAGACAAGGCCACATTTTCCGTTCGCCTTTTTATTACATTGACTACACACTCGCTCAGATCTGTGCACTGCAGTTCTGGAAGCTTTCCGTGGAAGACCGCGATCGTGCATGGGAAGACTACTTCGCTCTTTGCCAAAAAGGAGGAAGTCTTCCATTTACAAAACTAGTAGAAGAAGCTGGATTGATCTCACCATTTGAAAAAGGCTGCGTCGCGTCAGTTGTCGGGGAAGTAGAGAAGTTTATTGAATCAGTTGATGAAAAGAAGTTTGTCAAAGCCTGATTTTTTAGGATAGAAGAAGAAACGAAGGACTCAAAAAGCGTAATTTAGCTGCTTTTTGAGTCTTTTTATGTAGGGAAATATCTTGATGTAGAGAGGGGAAAACGAAAACGGAAGAAAACATGTGCAGAAATGGAGCAAACCGCCTGAGATGTATTTGAATATGGCTAAGGGAAATAAATTGTTTGGGGTCAGTCCCCATTTGTTTTCTTCTATGTTTGAAGAATTAATGACACTTGGCTTGGGAATGCTGATTTCAGTATGTATTGGGTTTGTGTATAGTGGTTACAGTGGTAAAATAATGAGAGATTGTTAATAGCAGTTTAACGAGAATTGATCTGCTATTTTATTTTTAGTAGAGAAGGAGTTATAAAATCATGGCTGAACCGAAACAGCGTAATTATACACCTTTAATTATTGGATTATCGATCGCGATCAACGTTTTAGTAGCAATATTGTTCTTTCTGCCGGAATATGAGGGAGAAATTACATTCGATGTAACGTTGCTTCCGCGCTTGAATGCTATATTTAACAGCTTTACGTTTGTGTTTTTATTAGCTGCCCTCTATTTTATTAAGCTGAAAAACATAACGCTTCATAAGCGCTTCATCTTTGCAGCATTTACGAGCACGACGCTCTTTTTGCTGTCATATGTGACGTATCACTATTTGACGGAATCCACAAAATATGGCGGTGAAGGTCCGCTTAAGTATATCTATTTCTTTATTTTGCTCACTCACATACTGCTTGCAATTGTAATTGTGCCGCTTGCATTAATTACTGTGACACGCGGATTAAACATGCAGGTTGAAAAACACCGTAAAATTGCGCGCTGGACGATGCCTTTATGGCTGTATGTAAGTCTAACTGGTGTACTTGTATACTTGATGATCTCACCTTACTATACGTAATAAAAACAAAAGGTTTTGCTAGGAAAATGCAGCAAAACCTTTTTTATTTGGGCTGTTTTCTAAAAGATTGTGGTTTTAAGCAAGTTTTGTAAAAGTGCTGAGTGTAGAGAAAGTAGAAAAATCGACAACAAATAGCAGTGAAATTTACGAAAATAGTCTTTATTTTACGCTCTTTTATAAAAGATTGTTGCTTTTAGATTATTTTTCAAATGATCTTCATGTGCAAGTTGATTGGAGGGCAAGGTGCGAGACTCCAGCGGGATCACCGCACACCCCGCGGAAAGCGAGCGACCTGGAGCGGAAATCAACTAATTTCAATAGCACCAACATTTACGAAAAAAGTCTTTATTTTAATAAGCTATTCCGACTCTTGATTGCAGGAAGCGTGATTCCTTTAGCAGAGAAAAGGCGAAGTGCGCTGTGTCGCCAGTTGTGATGCGTGTTCCGTCTATTGGCAGAAAGTCTTTTTCAATCCGGTATACACCCGTTGCTTCTCCATCTGGGAGATAGGTAGGGCAAACGATCGTCCAATCTAGACCGCTTTCTTTTAAAATAGTAAAAGCTTTATGATGGTCTTCAGCCGCTCTTGTTAATTTGCGCTTTGATTCTGAAGATTGGTACCGCAATACGCCAGGTTCTGTGCGGCTTTCTAAAATACCTGCAGTTCCGATTGTAATAATTCTGGAAATCCCTTCTTTTTTCATCGCCTCAACAAGTATAGGCATGCTTTCAGAAAGTACATTTCCGCCGTCCGTTGAAAGTGTACTTATCACAAGGTCACACCCTTTAAGCGATTCTTCAACTTCATTTTTATGTAATACATTGCCTTTTGTAAAGCTGATCTGCTGAGTTAAATCGGATGGTATTTTTTCCGCATCACGCACTAGTGCATGAACATGGATCCCATCTTCTAAAGCGTATTCTGCTATTTTACTTCCAACTCTTCCTGTCAGCCCTAGCATGTATAATTTCATGAAAGAATTCTCCTTTTAAATATGGTACATATTATGAATTTCTCTTAATTCATCATAGCATGTCTAGTATGTATTGTTTTAGCAATCGTAGTAATGAAAATATCATAATTAATAAAGTGAAAAATAAACAAAGCAAAATAAAAGCCGTTTGTGTATAGCGCATGGTAAGATAGGGATATTATTTTGGCAAAAAAGAGGTGGACAGCGTGGCTAGCAGTGAAGAACAGTATGGGGTCATTC
Protein-coding sequences here:
- a CDS encoding M3 family oligoendopeptidase; the protein is MKFSEFTYERPDINNLKSAFEEAVKIFREASSADEQNEAMKKVVSLRNSFESMARLAKIRHTIDTEDVFYKDEQAFMDENLPVYQGMVTAFHEALVASPYKAELEQKWGSQLFRLAELKVKTYSDDVLEDLKQENKLSSEYVKVMASAKIEFDGKELNLAQLAPYVQSPDRETRKAAAFAGNQFLKSNEERFDTIYDELVKLRTKIAHKLGYNNFTELAYDRMGRTDYNASDVKVFRDQVKEIIVPLCTKLKERQQKRIGLDEFKFYDEPFSFTTGNPKPQGDANWIVERAKKAFSGLSTETGAFFNYMAEDELMDLESKKGKAPGGYCTFIHDYQAPFIFTNFNGSDNDVRVLLHEIGHAFQMYTSRGYEVPEYQFPTLEACEIHSMSMEFLTYPWMEELFQQDTEKYLYSHLTGAVEFIPYGVAVDEFQHFVYDNPDATPAERRKMWSALEKTYLPHRDFDGLEYLENGGFWHRQGHIFRSPFYYIDYTLAQICALQFWKLSVEDRDRAWEDYFALCQKGGSLPFTKLVEEAGLISPFEKGCVASVVGEVEKFIESVDEKKFVKA
- a CDS encoding DUF420 domain-containing protein; amino-acid sequence: MAEPKQRNYTPLIIGLSIAINVLVAILFFLPEYEGEITFDVTLLPRLNAIFNSFTFVFLLAALYFIKLKNITLHKRFIFAAFTSTTLFLLSYVTYHYLTESTKYGGEGPLKYIYFFILLTHILLAIVIVPLALITVTRGLNMQVEKHRKIARWTMPLWLYVSLTGVLVYLMISPYYT
- a CDS encoding NAD(P)H-binding protein, with the translated sequence MKLYMLGLTGRVGSKIAEYALEDGIHVHALVRDAEKIPSDLTQQISFTKGNVLHKNEVEESLKGCDLVISTLSTDGGNVLSESMPILVEAMKKEGISRIITIGTAGILESRTEPGVLRYQSSESKRKLTRAAEDHHKAFTILKESGLDWTIVCPTYLPDGEATGVYRIEKDFLPIDGTRITTGDTAHFAFSLLKESRFLQSRVGIAY